The following are encoded together in the Plasmodium knowlesi strain H genome assembly, chromosome: 8 genome:
- a CDS encoding heme oxygenase, putative, translating to MIKIILTYLAIISIFCNVHEAKKCYEVHRRNTNKILFIKKNDHPKRRVHLKAKEFVNYREIQLQRIKDYRKRSGPDKNNINYNVKDSYNYHDNFLFVRNEVFPTLAKIENEKLKEQEKYRELFRNINDYNTSFSRRTFMQFLIDLYNIFLKIDELFLIYKENFSLLTYNGPMQLTNHLYDDIIYLTSVVENCDDITVSPYGREYITHLEDLSLKNKIKFLAHAYLFYKNFHLNKEHLLNSICKYLNIIKKLKSSKYVPDVSNFEFCLNKMSRKWSRWDKDNFLSGLHDATDKMMILTKHFQQTKE from the exons ATGATTAAGATTATCCTAACCTATTTGGCAATTATCAGCATCTTCTGTAATGTGcatgaagcaaaaaaatgttatgaaGTACACAGAAGAAACACGAACAAGAtactttttattaaaaaaaatgatcaccCCAAACGTAGGGTTCATCTCAAAGCGAAGGAATTTGTGAATTACAGGGAAATACAACTACAGAGGATAAAGGATTATAGAAAACGCAGTGGGCCAGACAAAAATAACATTAACTACAACGTGAAGGATTCATATAATTATCATGATAATTT CCTCTTCGTTAGGAATGAAGTGTTTCCAACTCTGGctaaaatagaaaatgaaaaactgaAAGAGCAGGAGAAGTATCGAGAACTGTTTCGAAACATCAATGACTATAACACGAGCTTCAGCAGACGG ACGTTTATGCAATTCCTCATCGACTTATACAACATCTTCCTAAAAATTGACGAGTTATTTTTGATTTACAAGGAGAACTTCTCCCTCCTTACGTACAACGGGCCCATGCAGCTGACGAACCACCTCTACGACGACATTATCTATCTGACATCTGTGGTTGAG AACTGCGACGACATCACGGTCAGCCCATACGGTAGAGAGTACATCACACACCTGGAGGATTTATCtctaaaaaacaaaataa AATTTTTAGCGCACGCATActtattttacaaaaatttccATTTGAACAAGGAGCATTTATTAAACAGCATTTGCAAATATTTAAACATTATCAAAAAACTGAAATCGTCGAAATATGTTCCAGATGTTTCGAACTTCGAG TTCTGCCTAAACAAGATGAGCAGGAAGTGGAGCAGATGGGACAAGGATAATTTTCTGTCCGGTCTGCATGACGCCACAGATAAGATGATGATTTTGACAAAGCATTTTCAACAAACGAAAGAGTAG
- a CDS encoding PRE-binding protein, putative, whose protein sequence is MNFITRMGKKAMAAAASVVEEKPVNEKDVKENAVKDKKKQGATKAIEKVEKNQKAPKNDKKTTPSTGGEGAANVQLNGSVSKKEKEVDGKKNNNAKENNASGASSNKAEQNQNATKKKKKVNKNNKKEDGPAGNINEESMEEEKMNENPAQGKAKGAKKTDGKKVDGKKVDGKKADEKKTDEKKADAKKTDAKKTEVVKAEVAKTEVAKADVVKEEAKKDMKKELKLKDDERKKIENDLNKKFLKLSKQDNNKNINEKMEAEVKRKSEYENLIASINTSIAKINAQTPRPTNMKMSSADVENKCKEAKLKKKKINPKNEEEMEEVNTYINYLEEQLNITKNYENFKNFQNRLITLKKSCEEKLKENVKSMSEIKDQEKKLRFVDKIIKFKKEKHNVTIVEADITNKEFIMASDKYNQLIKPFNFINKIQNKYVVYVDKVNNNNFENKVSLFISGCQEDIENFITHIKNLDLTEKNYVYMPNRIFKSMLNMHEGSFKKMEEETNVLLHIDNDTLYYCGMKSDIEKLKEIIEKASTEQSTNAKNISKDIKLDSVLGRGFNKSLLKAIEVKTNTFIRMNYDPKSFEAWATIKGNKTADIEEAEEKLNEIIKGLESKFIEFDEREMFNLYKKCAYELNDIKMNLNLFVVRQDNGISLVGKGENIQKGLEILDYVKNVISSKSVKKKVTEEEAYLFNANYRNYIKTQTGAEVKIFNKTNYKELNISGNKNDIDNALKLIDELLEKRKCVHVEITEKVIAMLLSSKAQKIKEIEKDTSTSIQINKNNHVAQIYGHEENIALAKEVLQNLLQSSDDKEEKQTTNNNYITVEMVVDTEYIGSIIGKKGRTINKIQEETFAKKIHIDKDSKKVLIQGTPKTVEAAQKEILKILNRSKEENGQYNNYQNDRYKNSNHSLTPNRRSTYHSSSNNTRSTNNKSSYRPESAKNGVYINTNDEKAFPSLHDVSNIQSRKTKKAINQANVKKQDEEQHAAEAMVADKQ, encoded by the coding sequence ATGAACTTCATCACGAGAATGGGAAAGAAAGCCATGGCGGCGGCTGCATCAGTGGTTGAAGAGAAACCAGTCAATGAGAAGGATGTGAAGGAGAATGCGGTAAAAGATAAGAAGAAGCAGGGGGCTACTAAGGCCATCGAGAAGGTTGAGAAAAACCAGAAGGCTCCAAAGAATGACAAGAAAACAACCCCCAGCacgggaggagaaggagCTGCAAATGTGCAACTCAACGGAAGCGtaagcaaaaaggaaaaggaagtggacggtaagaagaacaacaacgCGAAGGAGAACAACGCAAGTGGTGCTAGTAGCAATAAAGCTGAACAGAACCAGAACgcaacaaagaagaaaaagaaagtgaacaaaaataacaaGAAGGAGGATGGACCTGCGGGTAACATTAACGAGGAATccatggaggaagaaaagatgaACGAGAACCCTGCGCAAGGCAAGGCCAAGGGGGCGAAAAAGACCGACGGGAAGAAGGTGGACGGGAAGAAGGTGGACGGAAAGAAGGCTGATGAGAAGAAGACGGATGAGAAGAAGGCCGATGCGAAAAAAACCGATGCAAAGAAAACCGAAGTGGTGAAGGCCGAAGTGGCGAAGACCGAAGTGGCAAAGGCTGACgtggtgaaggaagaagccaAAAAGGATATGAAAAAGGAACTCAAGCTGAAAGATgacgaaaggaaaaaaatcgaaaacgacttaaacaaaaaatttctaAAGCTCAGCAAACAGGataacaataaaaatatcaacgagaaaatggaagcagaagtaaagagaaaaagcgAGTACGAAAATTTAATCGCCTCAATTAATACATCCATCGCGAAAATAAATGCACAAACGCCCAGGCCAACGAACATGAAAATGTCATCTGCAGATGTGGAGAACAAATGCAAAGAAGCTAagctgaagaagaaaaaaattaatccaaaaaatgaagaagaaatggaagaagtaaaCACGTATATTAACTATCTAGAGGAACAATtaaatattacaaaaaattacgaaaattttaaaaacttccAAAACAGGTTGATcactttgaaaaaatcatgtgaagaaaaattaaaggaaaatgtgaaaagcaTGTCTGAAATTAAAGAccaagaaaagaaattacgATTTGttgataaaataataaaattcaaaaaggaaaaacataacGTAACCATTGTGGAGGCAGACATCACCAACAAAGAATTTATCATGGCTAGTGATAAATATAACCAGTTAATAAAGCCCttcaattttattaataagATTCAGAATAAATATGTTGTATACGTGGATAAAGTAAATAACAACAACTTCGAGAATAAAGTATCCTTATTCATTTCAGGGTGTCAAGAAGATATAGAAAATTTCATAACGCATATAAAAAATCTAGACTTAACGGAAAAGAATTACGTATATATGCCTAATCGGATCTTCAAATCTATGCTGAATATGCATGAAGGTAGCTTTAagaaaatggaggaagagaCAAATGTCTTACTGCACATTGATAACGACACGTTGTACTACTGCGGAATGAAGAGCGATATAGAAAAGTTGAAGGAAATAATCGAAAAGGCCAGCACGGAACAAAGTACGAACGCGAAGAATATTTCCAAGGATATCAAATTGGATTCTGTTCTAGGAAGAGGATTCAACAAAAGTTTATTAAAAGCAATAGAGGTGAAGACGAACACATTTATCCGCATGAATTACGACCCCAAGAGTTTCGAAGCATGGGCAACCATCAAGGGAAATAAAACGGCTGACATAGAAGAAGCAGAGGAAAAACTGAACGAAATTATCAAAGGCTTAGAATCTAAATTTATAGAATTTGATGAAAGAGAAATGTTTAACCtgtataaaaaatgtgcgtATGAATTGAAcgacataaaaatgaatttaaatCTTTTTGTCGTACGTCAGGACAATGGTATTAGCCTTGtaggaaagggagaaaatattcAGAAGGGATTAGAAATTTTGGATTATGTGAAAAATGTGATATCCTCTAAATccgtgaagaaaaaggtaacGGAGGAAGAAGCGTACTTATTCAATGCCAACTACAGAAACTACATCAAGACACAGACTGGCGCggaagtaaaaatatttaacaaAACGAATTATAAAGAATTAAATATcagtggaaataaaaacgaTATAGACAATGCTCTGAAGCTGATTGATGAGTTACTtgagaagagaaaatgtgtacatgttGAAATTACGGAGAAGGTAATTGCCATGTTATTATCCTCGAAAGCacagaaaataaaggaaattgaaaaagacaCGTCGACAAGTATTcagataaacaaaaataaccATGTGGCACAGATATATGgacatgaagaaaatattgcCCTAGCTAAGGAGGTTCTACAAAACTTGCTCCAATCATCTGAcgataaagaggaaaaacaaactaCCAATAATAATTACATCACCGTCGAAATGGTTGTCGATACGGAATACATCGGAAGCATTATTGGAAAGAAGGGTAGAACTATTAATAAAATTCAGGAAGAAACatttgccaaaaaaatacacattgATAAGGATAGTAAGAAGGTGCTAATTCAAGGGACACCAAAAACTGTCGAGGCCGcccaaaaagaaattttaaaaatactcAACAGAagtaaggaggaaaatggaCAATATAATAATTACCAAAACGATCGCTATAAAAATTCCAATCATTCCTTAACACCAAATAGGAGGAGTACATACCATAGTAGTAGCAACAACACGAGGTCTACCAACAACAAGTCTTCTTACCGACCAGAGTCGGCCAAAAACGGAGTCTACATAAACACCAATGATGAAAAAGCTTTTCCCAGCCTCCACGACGTTAGTAATATTCAGTcgaggaagacgaagaaggcTATCAACCAGGCCAATGTGAAAAAGCAAGACGAGGAGCAACACGCAGCTGAGGCGATGGTAGCAGACAAACAATAG
- a CDS encoding RING zinc finger protein, putative, protein MDDEEIKLKICNLVNQKKEQAKETLQHFFSKNQSRKNKFYAKIHQAQHPVHHQENYLLAKERKSDEYFAMLKPNDKWDKNAVVKRDDAIGRSGDVSGTGGDAPKGKEVPLEEEPPGKVESAGREDTVEEDEPLAEHHAQLNDGQSECLQNDGNQNCDMQGCNSSNCPPHSYNEPCQCAQRPITEKKHCGEKGKKNKKGTNVNYIVHYNRYKPIRVPPTFNKAKSNNPPVITKNKNQYINCNFRYYVKEKNYLTQSADQNIKWDQIEKVDYILFDNTTLTCPICLEDKIISPRITKCRHIFCFFCILKYFIDEKKKTWKKCPICFEIINENDLRAVKFHYVKNYKINDNINMCLLYTEDKKIHLKSERLYFNNSFKVTNKNFVKNNKTGDYKYFVNIDYMNKNLNTFSQNHTNKICKLNLNLGVQFSKLFYLYNPLSIWIKDLTIFNFILTNKNMHLFASDENVIQKAIENIKLKISEYLNIPIEKINPELYFDEGSFDSFYLYDNLAHDVYDSIEQIKNVMKIETELAKNKESTAEEKCPIGSEKPTDERSPDLKNLNQTYFYQSIDGQCIFLDPFILNLLFFEFDNNMNSMPKFLCNRKIKYIETFVLDEKIRKRHTILSHLPLGVNVLFVSFNIDDLLSERTKTHFSKEISERKKKHNSILRKKMEEEKYFKLLAEEEIDRKEKRYWNLPSNTINIQSDTINISSSMLRYRNLLDEEKYLHGELDDDSVVKQNEHAFVQEFFANVNLDDQPQENNTSRGTNNRPKMKPNEPKGGSKCGRKHDPAVSWENSELANAPDPNAFHIPKRSFLEIAKQKNDAGDIKSDIGKKNEEMLSIGSGSVHVNLIDLINMKTAKKKKRK, encoded by the exons ATGGACGATGAGGAgataaagttaaaaatttgcaaCTTAGTTaaccagaaaaaagaacaagcaAAAGAAACGCTTCAACATTTCTTTAGCAAAAACCAATCACGCAAGAACAAGTTCTATGCTAAAATTCATCAAGCCCAACATCCAGTTCATCACCAAGAAAATTACCTCTTGGccaaggaaagaaaatcGGACGAGTACTTTGCCATGCTTAAACCAAATGACAAGTGGGACAAAAATGCAGTCGTTAAAAGAGATGATGCTATAGGGAGAAGTGGAGATGTTTCTGGAACAGGCGGGGATGCGcccaaagggaaggaggtaCCCTTGGAGGAGGAACCCCCCGGGAAAGTCGAGAGTGCAGGGCGTGAAGACACAGTCGAGGAGGATGAACCCCTCGCGGAGCACCATGCCCAGTTAAACGACGGGCAAAGTGAGTGTCTCCAAAATGATGGAAACCAGAATTGTGACATGCAAGGATGCAACTCTTCTAACTGTCCCCCACACAGCTACAACGAACCTTGCCAATGTGCTCAAAGACCCATCACGGAGAAAAAGCACTgcggagaaaaaggaaaaaaaaacaaaaaaggaaccaacGTTAATTATATAGTTCACTACAACAGATATAAACCCATCAGGGTACCTCCCACATTTAACAAAGCCAAAAGTAATAACCCCCCAGtgataacaaaaaataaaaatcaatATATAAATTGCAATTTCAGATAttatgtgaaggaaaaaaattatttaacacAAAGCGCAGATCAGAATATAAAATGGGACCAGATAGAAAAAGTGGATTACATTTTGTTTGACAATACAACATTAACATGTCCTATATGTTTGGAggataaaattatttctccCAGAATTACTAAGTGTAGAcacatattttgttttttttgcattttaaaatatttcatcgatgaaaaaaaaaaaacatggaaaAAGTGTCCCATCTGTTTcgaaataataaatgaaaatgatcTAAGAGCAGTTAAATTTCATTacgtaaaaaattacaaaatcaATGACAATATTAATATGTGTCTGCTGTACACagaggataaaaaaatccaCTTAAAGTCAGAGAGATTATATTTCAATAACAGCTTTAAGgtaacaaataaaaattttgttaaaaataataaaacaggCGATTACAAATATTTTGTGAATATAGAttatatgaataaaaatttaaataccTTTAGCCAAAATCACACAAATAAAATTTGCAAATTAAATCTCAATTTGGGAGTTCAATTTTcaaaacttttttatttatacaaTCCACTTTCCATATGGATAAAGGATCtcaccatttttaatttcattttgaCGAATAAGAATATGCATTTATTCGCGTCAGATGAGAATGTCATCCAGAAGGCCATAGAAAATATTAAGTTAAAAATTAGTGAATATTTGAATATTCCCATTGAAAAGATAAACCCAGAACTCTACTTCGATGAGGGGTCTTTCGACTCTTTTTATCTTTATGATAATTTGGCCCACGATGTTTAC GATAGCATcgagcaaataaaaaatgtaatgaaGATCGAAACGGAGTTGGCCAAGAACAAGGAATCCACAGCGGAGGAGAAATGTCCTATCGGTTCTGAGAAGCCCACCGATGAACGTTCTCCAGACTTGAAGAATTTAAACC AGACCTACTTCTACCAGTCTATAGATGGTCAATGTATATTCCTGGAccccttcattttgaa CTTACTTTTTTTCGAGTTCGACAACAACATGAACAGCATGCCTAAGTTTCTCTGCAACAGGAAAATCAAATACATTGAGACCTTCGTGTTGGATgaaaaaatcagaaaaaG GCACACAATTTTGTCCCACTTGCCGCTTGGCGTTAACGTCCTGTTCGTTTCGTTCAACATAG ATGACCTCCTATCGGAAAGGACCAAAACGCATTTTTCG AAGGAAATAtctgaaaggaagaagaagcacaattccattttgagaaaaaaaatggaggaggaaaaatatttcaaactACTAGCC gaggaagaaatagacAGGAAAGAGAAGCGCTACTGGAATTTGCCTAGTAACACGATAAACATACAGAGCGACACCATCAACATAAGTTCAAGCATGTTAAG GTATCGAAACTTGTTGGACGAGGAGAAATATCTTCACGGGGAACTGGACGACGACTCGGTAGTAAAACAAAACGAACATGCATTTGTGCAGGAGTTTTTCGCGAATGTAAATTTGGATGACCAACCTCAAGAAAATAATACAAGTAGGGGGACCAATAATAGACCAAAGATGAAACCAAATGAACCAAAAGGGGGATCAAAATGTGGCCGAAAACATGATCCTGCCGTAAGTTGGGAAAATAGCGAATTGGCCAACGCACCCGATCCAAACGCCTTCCATATTCCGAAGAGAAGTTTTCTTGAAATAGCGAAACAGAAGAATGACGCGGGGGATATTAAATCAGATATAGgtaaaaagaatgaagaaatgttATCCATTGGTTCCGGCTCCGTTCATGTCAATTTGATTGATTTAATAAACATGAAAACAgctaaaaagaagaagaggaaatag
- a CDS encoding heptatricopeptide repeat-containing protein, putative, translating into MHTFNNILKKSANVKGGNSRFFIRPKFKAYHNASHRYKDEDATTYDREVKIKQMNSSVLCIFSNMLLKENIKNDFIWKKIERRSYEIMDKFEVGDIASFLFCLSKMRYETNLYESFIPIIKKKSEYFNTSNLAMLISTYSKRKKEDLIILLKEELKKKVHTIHNVVEICMILNALVKSKIYDEHLFVKLSNIISENVIRNHVNVRDICVIAYCYACILYKNMNFFKILAQKIVVLMDDINLVDLCRILYAYMRVDQNFYHILKLSALKLDNVMDNSNISDVINCVHFLPILKEVVEARNDATSKRIDPHIDRSLNYRIDYVHFLNYIINVFNEKLLSYLNLLSANQVSNLFYIYSRYNILISLSKMDIFISHIRKMKLTNELKIYILYSLAILLKNYESNNSGLYSCDLLDINKIFVKQNREHLVDQIHRKDNIKCLNKHDYDVMKNNLMCCLKQWEDDMNLFVNNYDICSIQDIIKVLSIFLILNHTPSSLISNIKTYVIMNYRNVNEHNAYTLMFYFQKLNVINDDEDFAQILKCKIKSLK; encoded by the coding sequence atgcacacatttaACAATATTCTTAAGAAAAGCGCAAATGTTAAGGGAGGAAACAGCCGCTTTTTTATAAGACCTAAGTTCAAGGCATACCATAACGCGTCGCACAGATATAAAGATGAAGATGCTACCACGTACGACAGAGAAGTTAAGATAAAGCAGATGAATTCGTCTGTCTTGTGTATTTTCTCTAATATGCtgttaaaggaaaatattaaaaatgacttcatttggaaaaaaatcgaaaggAGGTCCTACGAAATAATGGATAAATTTGAAGTCGGGGACATCGCATCCTTCTTATTTTGCTTGAGCAAAATGAGATACGAAACAAACTTATATGAAAGTTTCATTCcaatcataaaaaaaaagagtgaatATTTTAACACGTCGAATTTAGCTATGCTAATATCGACGTActcgaaaaggaagaaagaagactTAATCATACTGTTAAaggaggaattaaaaaaaaaagtgcatacCATTCATAATGTCGTGGAGATTTGTATGATTTTAAATGCCCTagttaaaagtaaaatatatgATGAACATTTATTTGTCAAACTGAGTAATATCATTTCTGAAAATGTAATTCGCAATCATGTGAACGTGAGAGACATTTGTGTAATTGCCTACTGCTACGCGTGCATATTGTACAagaatatgaattttttcaaaattttagcGCAAAAAATTGTGGTCCTCATGGATGACATAAATTTAGTGGACTTGTGCAGAATATTATACGCATACATGAGGGTAgatcaaaatttttatcacatATTAAAGCTATCTGCACTTAAGTTAGACAACGTTATGGACAACAGCAACATCAGTGATGTTATTAActgtgttcattttttaccaATATTGAAAGAAGTGGTTGAAGCACGCAATGACGCTACGTCGAAGAGGATTGATCCCCATATAGACAGATCTCTCAACTACAGGATCGATTATGTACATTTTCTCAATTACATAATAAACGTCTTCAATGAGAAATTGCTTAGCTACTTGAATTTGCTAAGTGCGAACCAGGTAAGTAATTTGTTTTACATTTACTCCAGGTATAACATCCTTATAAGTTTATCCAAAAtggacatttttatttcacacATAAGAAAGATGAAACTAACGAACGAgttaaaaatttatattttgtatTCGTTGGCAAtactattaaaaaattatgaaagcAACAACAGTGGTTTGTACAGTTGTGACCTGCTGGatataaacaaaatttttgttaagcAGAATCGAGAACATTTGGTCGATCAAATTCACAGGAAAGACAACATCAAATGTTTAAATAAGCATGATTACGACGTAATGAAGAATAACCTTATGTGCTGCTTGAAGCAGTGGGAAGACGACATGAACCTATTTGTAAATAACTACGACATCTGTTCCATTCAAGACATTATAAAAGTCttaagcatttttttaatcctgaaTCATACGCCAAGCTCACTTATTTCCAACATCAAAACGTACGTTATAATGAACTACAGAAATGTGAATGAACACAATGCGTACACCCTgatgttttattttcaaaaattaaatgtgataaatgatgatgaggactTTGCACAAATTTTGAAATGTAAAATTAAATCCCTAAAATGA
- a CDS encoding DNA repair protein RAD23, putative, with protein MKIKVRTLQNNEEEINVDNDDTILDVKKKIGVAFPEMPYDKQKLIFSGNILKDESKAMDILKENDIVIVMACKKIFSSTKNNQTKESSSKDVIKSNEKASSLPPNCDQNNATSNAPEEGTENRSLNSAESALVTGEKLKETIDNICAMGFERETVKKAMMMAFNNPNRAIDYLTNGFPEESQVNEINAINTITGMNEMNPLNAMPDVNETNETNETNETNDNSYEREDNENAPSLPNLLNNYNSLADNSGQSVADTPDQFRSSPFFNILRDVALSNPQRIPEILEMIGRTDPSFLEFIRENQGEFIRAIQNYGNNDHVGSSENDLMEGEEFADPGNLNITDPNNENFQIPITPLNENEMESIKKLESLGFPKHLALEAFIACDKNEEMAANYLFENMNDYTSD; from the coding sequence atgaaaataaaagtaagAACGCTTCAGAacaacgaagaagaaatcaATGTTGACAATGATGATACCATTTTagacgtgaaaaaaaaaataggggtgGCATTCCCCGAAATGCCATACGATAAACAGAAGCTCATTTTTAGTGGAAATATATTAAAGGACGAAAGCAAAGCAATGGAtatattaaaagaaaatgacaTAGTTATTGTTATGGCATGTAAGAAGATATTTAGTTCTACGAAAAATAACCAGACAAAGGAATCATCATCGAAAGATGTTATTAAAAGTAATGAAAAGGCGTCGTCTTTGCCCCCCAATTGTGATCAGAATAATGCCACTTCGAATGCACCAGAGGAAGGCACAGAAAATAGAAGCCTCAACAGCGCAGAATCAGCCCTCGTCACTGGGGAAAAGCTAAAAGAGACCATAGACAATATCTGCGCTATGGGATTTGAAAGAGAAACCGTAAAAAAGGCTATGATGATGGCATTTAACAATCCCAACAGAGCTATAGATTATCTGACCAACGGGTTTCCTGAAGAAAGCCAAGTGAACGAAATAAATGCAATCAATACAATTACCGGGATGAACGAAATGAACCCCCTGAACGCAATGCCTGATGTGAATGAAACGAACGAGACGAACGAAACGAATGAAACGAACGACAACTCGTACGAAAGAGAAGATAATGAAAATGCTCCCAGTTTGCCAAAccttttaaataattataattccCTTGCAGATAACTCTGGACAAAGTGTAGCGGATACTCCAGATCAGTTTAGAagctcccctttttttaatatcctACGTGATGTAGCTTTATCGAATCCACAACGCATTCCAGAAATTTTAGAAATGATTGGGAGAACAGATCCTTCCTTTTTAGAATTTATTCGAGAAAACCAAGGCGAATTTATAAGGGCCATTCAAAATTATGGAAATAATGATCATGTAGGTAGTTCGGAAAATGATTTAATGGAAGGTGAAGAATTTGCTGATCCAGGAAACTTAAATATTACCGACccaaataatgaaaatttccaAATTCCCATTACGCCTTTAAATGAGAACGAAATGGAGAGTATTAAAAAGTTGGAATCGCTTGGATTTCCGAAGCACTTAGCGTTGGAAGCTTTCATTGCATGTGATAAGAATGAGGAAATGGCCGCCAACTATTTGtttgaaaatatgaatgacTACACGTCGGACTAG